The segment ACTAGATTGTAGTTTCTATAATTATCACTTTGAAAACAGCATGTCGAACTTTCTCTTTAGCCAATTGAACCTAGCCTCGTCGGTGGAAAAAGTCATGAACATTTCCCTATGTTCTTTCTTCACAAATAACTCAGTTGCCACATAGTGCTCATCACTCCCCTCAGCAGCCCCACATGCAATGACATGAGTCATGACTTCTCCAATTGTGATCCCCACTTGCTTAGAAGCCACAAAAGCTTGAGCACTATCTGATATCTTGGAAATATGATCTTGTATAACAAGTGCAGTGCTAGACTTGGGTTTCTTGTTAGGTTTTTCAAGAATAATATGAGCCTTTCTCTTAGCAGGTGTAGGAGAGACTTCCTCATCAACATTATCGAAGTCATTATCATGCCCCATTTCATCCTCTTCACCATTGTCCAGATCGATATGATGGGGTGCATCTCCACTAGGAGGGATGATGGGGTTGGACGACATAGGATTCCAATGATCTATCTCTTCATTTATGATGCTCCCAAACATAACCTTCAAATCATCTTCATTTTGGATAGGTCTATTCTTAAATTTCCCGACACCAGGTATCTCCTAAATATGTAG is part of the Sorghum bicolor cultivar BTx623 chromosome 10, Sorghum_bicolor_NCBIv3, whole genome shotgun sequence genome and harbors:
- the LOC8080028 gene encoding uncharacterized protein LOC8080028, with translation MAQEPVWAAMAQGTTMCLTALAMDDNRECRMLRYHSWRPNHQLRPVHSLGDVLHRPPKGQGMMSQLKNKWDKLKGDYGAWRKLMRKQTGTGWNWDKGTINMDAEWWKKIKQEIPGVGKFKNRPIQNEDDLKVMFGSIINEEIDHWNPMSSNPIIPPSGDAPHHIDLDNGEEDEMGHDNDFDNVDEEVSPTPAKRKAHIILEKPNKKPKSSTALVIQDHISKISDSAQAFVASKQVGITIGEVMTHVIACGAAEGSDEHYVATELFVKKEHREMFMTFSTDEARFNWLKRKFDMLFSK